TCCTCGATGTAATTAACTAACAAAAATCTCTGTTCCAAGCACAGAACAAAGCACAtagctgttgttgttgttgcttgAAATTTAGACACCCTTGCCATAAGGCTCCATGCTTACATGATGCCCAATCACTGCATCATCCGGGATGAACTTGCCCCAGAACCAGTGTGCCTTCCACACTGTGTTCATTTCCTCAATTGGGACGTTCTTGGTCTCAGGCAAGAACCAGAAAATGAAAACTGTCATAACAGCCACAAACCctgcaaagaagaagaatagaCCAAACTTCAAGTGGCAAAGCATGGAGAGGAACAGTTGACCAATCACGAACGTCCAGAACATGTTAACCGACACGTTTATTGCCTGTCCTGCTGATCGGATCTCGAGTGGGCAGATTTCACTAGGTACCAACCATCCCAATGGACCCCAAGACCATGCAAATCCTGCCACATATACGCAGATTAGAGCCAGTAGGATATCTGCTTCTATCCCTCCTGACATTGATCCTTCACCATTCACTCCGAAGCTTTTCCATATCATGCCTCCCACAGCAAGCTAGCAATATTCAAAGTTGGTGTTAGAGATGGATAGGATTTAAAGGAGCATGATATAAGCTACCATCTAAGCTTTTCAGATAGTTTGTTATGCCTATCAGCTCTTGGGTTAGAGTtagtttaatatatagttCATTACCTGGGACACAAACATCTGGATGCCTCCTTCGAGGAACAAGGCCTTTCGACCAAACCTGTCGACTGTTACAATCGATACGATTGTTGCAACGACATTGACGACACCAGATATAACAGCGGACATAAGTGAAGCACTGTCACCAAAACCAAGAGTTTTGTAGAGAACAGGTGCGTAAAATGTGATCACATTGATTCCTGTGAGCTGTTGGAAGAATGGGATGACCACGCAAATGACAAGTTGAGGTCTATATCTTGGTTGTAAGATGTTCTTCCACGGGTGTTGCACTTTCTTTGCAGCCTCACATGCATCAACAAGATCTTGAAATTCCTCATCCACATTATCCAAACCTCGAATCTTTTGCAACATTGCCTTTGCCTTCTCCATGTTGCCACGCTCAAGGATTGAGTTAGGAGTGTCGGGTAGAAAGAATGCTCCAACGGTCATCATGATTGCAGGAACAGCTGCAAGAGCTAAAGAAAGCCTCCATCCCCATCCACTTTTAATTTGAGCTGTTCCATAGTTCACAAGATTTGCAACCAAAATGCCTAGGGTAATGGCCATTTGGAAACCAATGTTCAGGGCTCCTCGAATCTTGGCTGGTGCCATTTCCGATAGATAAACTGGAACAGACTacataaccaaaaaaatatacttcaGGATACTGATATTAGTATAGAATATTACAAGCTCAGTGTGATTATAGGATAATCTTTACCTGATTGGCAAAGCCAATACCAAAACCGAGTAACAGTCGACCGATGATTAGCATTGCAATGTTCATAGCAGCCCCGTTTAAGATTGAACCCAACAAGAACACTAAGCCACCAAGGAGCATAGACATTTTCCTTCCAAACATTCTGGTAATCATTGAAGCAAAGAAGGAAGCAACTAATGCTGCCAAGTATAATGAAGATGTGAATAGTGTCAGTAGCTGGCTGTCAAACTTGCAGTATTGGTTTCCTCCTTGCGCCTTGGCTTCTTGTTCATAAACCGCCGGGAAAAACTTCTGGAGGAAAGGTGCCATTGAAGTCACCCCACctgaaaacaaataaacaaagaaaacacaCATAAATTCATTGGAAACGAGAACACACAACACATAGGAAGGAAGAATTGCGGACCTGAGATTCCGAGATCATATCCAAAGATGAGACCGCCCATAGCGGCAACCAAACAAGtgataataacaaaattattgaCTTCTCCGGCATGTTGTTTACTACCGCCTTGAGAAACAAATCCACCTCCAGCCATCTTGGACACTTCTCTCAAATGTTAAATGAATGCTTAAACCAAgatgttatttgtttttgtttttttcaaagaaaaagtaaaaacagaAATGAAATAGAAGAACAGAACTAAAAGGGAGAAGACCCTTTGTTTTGCGATGTTTAGATTACACTTTCTGTAGTGTTTATATAGGGATGTGAAGTGGATGATGATTGGTGGGTTTGTTGAATTTGTGGATCTGATAACAACTTTTGCTGTAATCAAGGCTTCCACTGATTTGATTGTATGGTTGTTATCTGCTGATTTTGCTCAACTCAGCTTCTTGGATCTTAAAAATAACTATGATATGCAGATTTTCGCCTCTAAAATCGGCAACCTTGGCCAGCATACTTCTCTCTTTCCTctcaagtttttcttttttggccATGATTTTAAATGCTTTATCATTTCATAGAACTGCAAATTTGGTAGATATAATTCAAGACTATTTGTTATAGTTTAAGCCTTAATATTCAGGATATTTTCTTGGTTGTCgcctttatttcttttcaatttttacttttagtaCAGAATTTATCAACAAAATTATGAGAtgacattaaaatatatatttactaacttagtttaaaaaacatttttttgcCACTTGAAATAAATTCACTccaaaataaatgtaatataaataaaataaatactactctcttcttataataaaataaatgctaaattaataagaatatccctaaaatttatattttgtttaagcttttaaaaggttcaataatatctttaaatttttaaaaaatatttaaaaaatgtcatcaCCATGGTGATTTGGATGGAAGTGTGGctagtttatttaaaaaatactcttaaactttcaatattatttaaaatttgcccttgtattttaaaaagttcaaacatATTCTTACCGTTAgtattatgttttatgtttaaaaaaatatccattcAATTTTTCAAGTAGCATAGAACCCTTAaccttataagaaaaaaaaagttaaaaaaattatttattatgatcaatatataaatgaaaacggtctatctccaaaaattttaatattttttctaagaGTTTAAGGTATCAGTTTTAGGTTTAGTATTTATAggtattttgaaatatagtaCTAACATTCTTGTTCATATATTAATGGTTGAATTTATAggtattttgaaatatagtaCTAACATTCTTGTTCATATATtaatggt
The nucleotide sequence above comes from Cucurbita pepo subsp. pepo cultivar mu-cu-16 chromosome LG11, ASM280686v2, whole genome shotgun sequence. Encoded proteins:
- the LOC111805763 gene encoding sugar transport protein 10-like, whose protein sequence is MAGGGFVSQGGSKQHAGEVNNFVIITCLVAAMGGLIFGYDLGISGGVTSMAPFLQKFFPAVYEQEAKAQGGNQYCKFDSQLLTLFTSSLYLAALVASFFASMITRMFGRKMSMLLGGLVFLLGSILNGAAMNIAMLIIGRLLLGFGIGFANQSVPVYLSEMAPAKIRGALNIGFQMAITLGILVANLVNYGTAQIKSGWGWRLSLALAAVPAIMMTVGAFFLPDTPNSILERGNMEKAKAMLQKIRGLDNVDEEFQDLVDACEAAKKVQHPWKNILQPRYRPQLVICVVIPFFQQLTGINVITFYAPVLYKTLGFGDSASLMSAVISGVVNVVATIVSIVTVDRFGRKALFLEGGIQMFVSQLAVGGMIWKSFGVNGEGSMSGGIEADILLALICVYVAGFAWSWGPLGWLVPSEICPLEIRSAGQAINVSVNMFWTFVIGQLFLSMLCHLKFGLFFFFAGFVAVMTVFIFWFLPETKNVPIEEMNTVWKAHWFWGKFIPDDAVIGHHVSMEPYGKGV